The following proteins come from a genomic window of Gossypium raimondii isolate GPD5lz chromosome 5, ASM2569854v1, whole genome shotgun sequence:
- the LOC105766257 gene encoding ubiquitin carboxyl-terminal hydrolase 25 isoform X1: MGFVELQMTWQPSLLSEKRKKGPPLGLRNLGNSCYLNSVLQCLTYTPPLANFCLRSQHSSSCDASASKKPRDCPFCILEAWITRSLTLDLTLDAPSKIQSCIKIFAEHFRFGRQEDAHEFLRYVIDACHNTCLRLKKLRRQGSEGGGEAVNGNTVVKEIFGGALQSQVKCLGCGAESNKVDEIMDISLDILNSGSLKEAMHKFFQPEVLDGNNKYKCDNCKKLVAARKQLSIRQAPNILVIQLKRFEGILGAKIDRLITFEEVLVLSSFMSKASQDPQPVYNLFGTIVHSGYSPESGHYYAYIKDAMGRWYCCNDSFVSVSNLQEVLSEKVYILFFSRTNQRRGSFGTTVSSNGAKPRDSNGSEAPKILKAVQLKPVQTKLCVEQSSQKDKVGKPSSNSRVKFSISEKSGLRKLPVTSNGKVGLHKTQNIAVNGVSMDSIQTKKNERDTSSLMNRNGTDKTRKVDAVVSENGPQVALSNGNKLDSFVVNGTRSMAVGEQIDTALNDACDNSGQKKNSECSFAISGAKRKIEDSYDISGAKRKPEDSCDVSGAKRKYGDSSNSSGPKRKSEDSCNLSGPKRKSEDSSDNSVPTTKLKDSFNSGGNGKFRDSCDVSGLKKTENSGDFSMPVGKSCILLSQDDQSRAEVENMKEMLKNKASSVLRSSGWYVDVYNFMYSRKQSYALETGSTLSDNDLEKKLIADAKPTFIPQIPESLKEELIKRLQSFSQTKQESPDP, from the exons ATGGGATTTGTCGAGTTACAAATGACTTGGCAGCCGAGTCTACTCAGTGAAAAACGAAAGAAAGGCCCTCCTTTAGGCTTAAGAAACCTCGGCAACTCGTGTTACCTCAACAGCGTTCTTCAGTGTCTCACCTACACTCCACCGCTCGCCAATTTCTGCCTCCGCTCCCAACACTCCTCCTCCTGCGACGCCTCCGCCTCCAAAAAGCCCCGCGACTGCCCTTTCTGTATCCTTGAAGCCTGGATTACACGCTCCTTAACCCTCGATCTCACCCTTGACGCGCCTTCCAAGATCCAAAGCTGTATCAAAATATTCGCCGAGCACTTCCGCTTCGGCCGACAAGAGGATGCCCACGAGTTCTTGAGGTACGTCATCGATGCTTGCCATAATACCTGTCTTCGTTTGAAGAAATTGCGGCGACAGGGAAGTGAAGGAGGAGGAGAAGCAGTGAATGGCAATACCGTAGTTAAGGAGATCTTTGGGGGTGCTTTGCAAAGTCAGGTTAAGTGTTTGGGGTGTGGTGCGGAGTCAAATAAAGTTGATGAGATTATGGATATTAGTCTTGATATTTTGAACAGTGGTTCACTTAAAGAAGCTATGCATAAGTTTTTTCAGCCTGAGGTTTTGGATGGAAATAATAAGTACAAGTGTGACAA TTGTAAGAAATTGGTGGCGGCAAGGAAGCAGCTGTCCATACGTCAAGCACCAAATATCCTTGTTATTCAACTGAAG AGATTTGAGGGAATACTTGGTGCGAAGATTGATAGGCTCATTACATTTGAAGAAGTTTTGGTTCTTTCAAGCTTCATGTCCAAAGCAAGCCAG GATCCACAGCCAGTGTATAACCTATTTGGTACTATTGTGCACTCAGGGTACTCACCTGAATCTGGGCATTACTATGCATATATTAAG GATGCAATGGGCAGGTGGTATTGCTGCAATGACTCCTTTGTCTCAGTTTCAAACCTGCAGGAGGTCTTGTCTGAGAAGGtttatattcttttcttctctcgTACTAACCAGAGGCGAGGGTCTTTCGGTACCACAGTTTCTTCCAATGGAGCTAAACCACGTGATTCTAATGGAAGTGAGGCTCCCAAAATATTGAAAGCGGTTCAATTGAAACCAGTCCAAACAAAACTTTGTGTTGAACAATCTTCACAGAAGGATAAGGTTGGAAAACCATCTTCTAACTCACGTGTGAAATTCAGTATTTCTGAAAAGTCTGGTCTCAGAAAGCTTCCTGTTACGAGTAACGGAAAAGTTGGCTTACATAAGACTCAGAACATTGCTGTGAATGGAGTTTCAATGGATTCAATTCAAACGAAGAAGAATGAGAGAGACACTTCATCATTGATGAACAGGAATGGTACAGACAAAACTAGAAAAGTTGATGCTGTTGTTAGTGAAAATGGCCCACAAGTTGCGTTGTCAAATGGAAATAAATTAGATTCTTTTGTAGTTAACGGTACCAGGAGCATGGCAGTCGGAGAGCAGATTGATACTGCTCTTAATGATGCCTGTGATAACTCAGGGCAAAAGAAAAATTCAGAATGTTCTTTTGCTATTTCAGGAGCAAAGAGGAAAATAGAAGATTCCTATGATATTTCTGGGGCAAAGCGAAAACCAGAAGATTCTTGTGATGTCTCAGGGGCAAAGAGAAAATATGGAGATTCCTCTAATTCCTCAGGACCAAAGAGAAAATCTGAAGATTCCTGTAATTTATCAGGGCCAAAGAGAAAATCAGAGGACTCTTCTGATAACTCAGttccaacaacaaaattaaaggacTCTTTTAACTCAGGGGGCAATGGAAAATTTAGAGACTCCTGTGATGTCTCAGGGCtaaagaaaacagaaaactCTGGTGATTTCTCCATGCCAGTGGGAAAATCCTGTATATTGCTTTCCCAGGATGATCAATCTCGTGCAGAAGTTGAAAATATGAAGGAAAT GCTGAAAAACAAAGCTTCTTCAGTTTTGCGATCATCTGGCTGGTATGTTGATGTTTACAATTTCATGTATTCGAGGAAGCAGTCATATGCACTGGAGACTGGAAGCACTCTGAGTGACAATGATTTAGA GAAGAAGCTGATTGCAGATGCGAAGCCAACCTTTATTCCACAAATACCTGAGTCACTGAAAGAGGAATTAATTAAACGTCTCCAGTCTTTCAGCCAAACGAAACAAGAATCTCCGGATCCTTGA
- the LOC105766258 gene encoding probable sugar phosphate/phosphate translocator At3g14410 isoform X1 — protein MADPVKKKMLKEEIITYAYLILYIALSSGQIFFNKWVLSSKEINFPYPLGLTLLHMVFSSVLCFLLTKVFKILKVEEGMTLEIYTTSVIPIGAMFAMTLWLGNTAYLYISVAFAQMLKAIMPVAVFILGVAAGLEVMSCRMLLIMSVISFGVLVASYGEINISWIGVVYQMGGVVGESLRLIFMEILVKRKGLKLNPISIMYYVSPCSALCLFIPWIFLEKPKMDAHGMWNLHPVVLTLNSICTFALNLSVFLVISHTSALTIRVAGVVKDWVVVLVSALLFADTKLTVINLFGYGIAIAGVAAYNNHKLKREAIRNISDDSQAALTIPMATSSNLNR, from the exons ATGGCAGATCCAGTTAAGAAGAAAATgttgaaagaagaaatcattACTTACGCTTACCTCATTCTCTACATCGCTCTTTCCAGCGGTCAAATCTTCTTCAACAAG TGGGTTTTGTCATCAAAGGAAATCAATTTTCCGTATCCCCTTGGGTTGACTCTGCTTCACATGGTCTTCTCTTCTGTTTTATGTTTCTTACTCACTAAAGTCTTCAAG attttaaaagttgaagaaGGAATGACGTTAGAAAT ATACACGACATCTGTGATCCCAATTGGTGCCATGTTTGCAATGACTCTTTGGCTGGGAAACACTGCCTACTTGTATATATCAGTGGCATTTGCACAAATGCTGAAGGCAATTA TGCCAGTAGCTGTTTTCATCCTTGGAGTAGCAGCAGGACTGGAGGTAATGAGCTGCAGGATGCTTTTAATAATGTCAGTGATTAGCTTTGGTGTTCTGGTGGCTTCTTATGGAGAAATAAATATTAGCTGGATTGGAGTTGTTTACCAAATGGGTGGTGTTGTCGGAGAATCTTTAAGACTTATATTCATGGAGATTCTGGTTAAGCGAAAGGGTCTCAAGTTAAACCCTATATCTATCATGTATTATGTTAGTCCTTGCAG TGCTCTTTGTCTGTTTATTCCTTGGATCTTTCTGGAGAAACCAAAAATGGATGCCCATGGGATGTGGAACCTTCACCCTGTTGTGCTAACGCTGAACTCTATCTGCACCTTTGCACTCAACTTGTCAGTTTTCCTAGTGATCTCACACACTAGTGCTCTAACCATTCGCGTTGCTGGAGTCGTCAAGGATTGGGTGGTTGTTTTAGTATCGGCCCTTCTCTTTGCAGATACAAAGTTGACAgtcataaatttatttggttatgGCATAG CCATTGCTGGTGTGGCGGCATACAATAATCACAAGTTGAAGAGGGAAGCAATTCGCAATATCTCTGATGACTCCCAAGCTGCCCTGACCATACCGATGGCTACATCATCGAATCTGAACAGATAG
- the LOC105766257 gene encoding ubiquitin carboxyl-terminal hydrolase 25 isoform X2 produces MGFVELQMTWQPSLLSEKRKKGPPLGLRNLGNSCYLNSVLQCLTYTPPLANFCLRSQHSSSCDASASKKPRDCPFCILEAWITRSLTLDLTLDAPSKIQSCIKIFAEHFRFGRQEDAHEFLRYVIDACHNTCLRLKKLRRQGSEGGGEAVNGNTVVKEIFGGALQSQVKCLGCGAESNKVDEIMDISLDILNSGSLKEAMHKFFQPEVLDGNNKYKCDNCKKLVAARKQLSIRQAPNILVIQLKRFEGILGAKIDRLITFEEVLVLSSFMSKASQDPQPVYNLFGTIVHSGYSPESGHYYAYIKDAMGRWYCCNDSFVSVSNLQEVLSEKVYILFFSRTNQRRGSFGTTVSSNGAKPRDSNGSEAPKILKAVQLKPVQTKLCVEQSSQKDKVGKPSSNSRVKFSISEKSGLRKLPVTSNGKVGLHKTQNIAVNGVSMDSIQTKKNERDTSSLMNRNGTDKTRKVDAVVSENGPQVALSNGNKLDSFVVNGTRSMAVGEQIDTALNDACDNSGQKKNSECSFAISGAKRKIEDSYDISGAKRKPEDSCDVSGAKRKYGDSSNSSGPKRKSEDSCNLSGPKRKSEDSSDNSVPTTKLKDSFNSGGNGKFRDSCDVSGLKKTENSGDFSMPVGKSCILLSQDDQSRAEVENMKEIHMHWRLEAL; encoded by the exons ATGGGATTTGTCGAGTTACAAATGACTTGGCAGCCGAGTCTACTCAGTGAAAAACGAAAGAAAGGCCCTCCTTTAGGCTTAAGAAACCTCGGCAACTCGTGTTACCTCAACAGCGTTCTTCAGTGTCTCACCTACACTCCACCGCTCGCCAATTTCTGCCTCCGCTCCCAACACTCCTCCTCCTGCGACGCCTCCGCCTCCAAAAAGCCCCGCGACTGCCCTTTCTGTATCCTTGAAGCCTGGATTACACGCTCCTTAACCCTCGATCTCACCCTTGACGCGCCTTCCAAGATCCAAAGCTGTATCAAAATATTCGCCGAGCACTTCCGCTTCGGCCGACAAGAGGATGCCCACGAGTTCTTGAGGTACGTCATCGATGCTTGCCATAATACCTGTCTTCGTTTGAAGAAATTGCGGCGACAGGGAAGTGAAGGAGGAGGAGAAGCAGTGAATGGCAATACCGTAGTTAAGGAGATCTTTGGGGGTGCTTTGCAAAGTCAGGTTAAGTGTTTGGGGTGTGGTGCGGAGTCAAATAAAGTTGATGAGATTATGGATATTAGTCTTGATATTTTGAACAGTGGTTCACTTAAAGAAGCTATGCATAAGTTTTTTCAGCCTGAGGTTTTGGATGGAAATAATAAGTACAAGTGTGACAA TTGTAAGAAATTGGTGGCGGCAAGGAAGCAGCTGTCCATACGTCAAGCACCAAATATCCTTGTTATTCAACTGAAG AGATTTGAGGGAATACTTGGTGCGAAGATTGATAGGCTCATTACATTTGAAGAAGTTTTGGTTCTTTCAAGCTTCATGTCCAAAGCAAGCCAG GATCCACAGCCAGTGTATAACCTATTTGGTACTATTGTGCACTCAGGGTACTCACCTGAATCTGGGCATTACTATGCATATATTAAG GATGCAATGGGCAGGTGGTATTGCTGCAATGACTCCTTTGTCTCAGTTTCAAACCTGCAGGAGGTCTTGTCTGAGAAGGtttatattcttttcttctctcgTACTAACCAGAGGCGAGGGTCTTTCGGTACCACAGTTTCTTCCAATGGAGCTAAACCACGTGATTCTAATGGAAGTGAGGCTCCCAAAATATTGAAAGCGGTTCAATTGAAACCAGTCCAAACAAAACTTTGTGTTGAACAATCTTCACAGAAGGATAAGGTTGGAAAACCATCTTCTAACTCACGTGTGAAATTCAGTATTTCTGAAAAGTCTGGTCTCAGAAAGCTTCCTGTTACGAGTAACGGAAAAGTTGGCTTACATAAGACTCAGAACATTGCTGTGAATGGAGTTTCAATGGATTCAATTCAAACGAAGAAGAATGAGAGAGACACTTCATCATTGATGAACAGGAATGGTACAGACAAAACTAGAAAAGTTGATGCTGTTGTTAGTGAAAATGGCCCACAAGTTGCGTTGTCAAATGGAAATAAATTAGATTCTTTTGTAGTTAACGGTACCAGGAGCATGGCAGTCGGAGAGCAGATTGATACTGCTCTTAATGATGCCTGTGATAACTCAGGGCAAAAGAAAAATTCAGAATGTTCTTTTGCTATTTCAGGAGCAAAGAGGAAAATAGAAGATTCCTATGATATTTCTGGGGCAAAGCGAAAACCAGAAGATTCTTGTGATGTCTCAGGGGCAAAGAGAAAATATGGAGATTCCTCTAATTCCTCAGGACCAAAGAGAAAATCTGAAGATTCCTGTAATTTATCAGGGCCAAAGAGAAAATCAGAGGACTCTTCTGATAACTCAGttccaacaacaaaattaaaggacTCTTTTAACTCAGGGGGCAATGGAAAATTTAGAGACTCCTGTGATGTCTCAGGGCtaaagaaaacagaaaactCTGGTGATTTCTCCATGCCAGTGGGAAAATCCTGTATATTGCTTTCCCAGGATGATCAATCTCGTGCAGAAGTTGAAAATATGAAGGAAAT TCATATGCACTGGAGACTGGAAGCACTCTGA
- the LOC105766258 gene encoding probable sugar phosphate/phosphate translocator At3g14410 isoform X2 — translation MVFSSVLCFLLTKVFKILKVEEGMTLEIYTTSVIPIGAMFAMTLWLGNTAYLYISVAFAQMLKAIMPVAVFILGVAAGLEVMSCRMLLIMSVISFGVLVASYGEINISWIGVVYQMGGVVGESLRLIFMEILVKRKGLKLNPISIMYYVSPCSALCLFIPWIFLEKPKMDAHGMWNLHPVVLTLNSICTFALNLSVFLVISHTSALTIRVAGVVKDWVVVLVSALLFADTKLTVINLFGYGIAIAGVAAYNNHKLKREAIRNISDDSQAALTIPMATSSNLNR, via the exons ATGGTCTTCTCTTCTGTTTTATGTTTCTTACTCACTAAAGTCTTCAAG attttaaaagttgaagaaGGAATGACGTTAGAAAT ATACACGACATCTGTGATCCCAATTGGTGCCATGTTTGCAATGACTCTTTGGCTGGGAAACACTGCCTACTTGTATATATCAGTGGCATTTGCACAAATGCTGAAGGCAATTA TGCCAGTAGCTGTTTTCATCCTTGGAGTAGCAGCAGGACTGGAGGTAATGAGCTGCAGGATGCTTTTAATAATGTCAGTGATTAGCTTTGGTGTTCTGGTGGCTTCTTATGGAGAAATAAATATTAGCTGGATTGGAGTTGTTTACCAAATGGGTGGTGTTGTCGGAGAATCTTTAAGACTTATATTCATGGAGATTCTGGTTAAGCGAAAGGGTCTCAAGTTAAACCCTATATCTATCATGTATTATGTTAGTCCTTGCAG TGCTCTTTGTCTGTTTATTCCTTGGATCTTTCTGGAGAAACCAAAAATGGATGCCCATGGGATGTGGAACCTTCACCCTGTTGTGCTAACGCTGAACTCTATCTGCACCTTTGCACTCAACTTGTCAGTTTTCCTAGTGATCTCACACACTAGTGCTCTAACCATTCGCGTTGCTGGAGTCGTCAAGGATTGGGTGGTTGTTTTAGTATCGGCCCTTCTCTTTGCAGATACAAAGTTGACAgtcataaatttatttggttatgGCATAG CCATTGCTGGTGTGGCGGCATACAATAATCACAAGTTGAAGAGGGAAGCAATTCGCAATATCTCTGATGACTCCCAAGCTGCCCTGACCATACCGATGGCTACATCATCGAATCTGAACAGATAG